The Streptomyces sp. NBC_00224 genome has a window encoding:
- a CDS encoding DsbA family protein: MSETTPETAPGSATPVVLDVWCELQCPDCHAALDDVRALRAHYGDRLDIRLRHFPLEKHKHAYAAAQAAEEAFEQGQGWPYVEAVLARTGELGERGERVLLDAARELGLDAEEFDTALIDGRHLLIVDADQAEGKAIGVTGTPTYLIDGQRLDGGKSQEGLRARIQEIADRLLGV; this comes from the coding sequence ATGAGCGAGACCACCCCCGAAACCGCCCCCGGCTCCGCCACCCCCGTCGTCCTGGACGTGTGGTGCGAGCTCCAGTGCCCCGACTGCCACGCCGCCCTCGACGACGTCCGCGCCCTGCGGGCCCACTACGGCGACCGGCTCGACATCCGGCTGCGGCACTTCCCGCTGGAGAAGCACAAGCACGCCTACGCCGCCGCCCAGGCCGCCGAGGAAGCGTTCGAGCAGGGCCAGGGCTGGCCGTACGTGGAGGCGGTGCTCGCCCGCACCGGGGAGCTCGGTGAGCGGGGCGAGCGCGTGCTGCTCGACGCCGCGCGGGAACTCGGCCTGGACGCCGAGGAGTTCGACACCGCCCTCATCGACGGCCGGCACCTGCTGATCGTCGACGCCGACCAGGCCGAGGGCAAGGCGATCGGCGTCACCGGCACCCCCACGTACCTCATCGACGGCCAGCGCCTGGACGGCGGCAAGAGCCAGGAGGGCCTGCGCGCCCGCATCCAGGAGATCGCGGACCGGCTGCTGGGCGTCTGA
- a CDS encoding GNAT family N-acetyltransferase: protein MTTTIRPTGPLQQGADGAASRTYDVCVNSRRVGTITVATDAAFGPAMGVIRGLRIDGPDRGRGRGTVAALAAEEVLRGWGCTQVRAAVPADALAALRMADALGYTERSRNMVKRLPAEPPALPASVTGRPMTEAEYTVWHHDEQENYARSWIARGVPADQARAKSEADHRDQLPHGLATPGVHLEVLVSGDAVVGHVWVARKELETGPAAYVYDVAVAEEHRGRGHGRALMLLAERAALADGMSTLALHVFTDNTPAVRLYESLGYEPTEYNRAKALL, encoded by the coding sequence AGCAGACGCGTCGGCACCATCACCGTCGCCACCGACGCGGCGTTCGGCCCCGCCATGGGGGTGATCAGAGGGCTGCGCATCGACGGGCCCGACCGGGGCCGCGGCCGGGGGACCGTCGCCGCGCTCGCCGCCGAGGAGGTGCTGCGCGGCTGGGGCTGCACCCAGGTGCGCGCGGCGGTGCCCGCGGACGCCCTCGCGGCCCTGCGAATGGCCGACGCGCTCGGCTATACCGAACGCAGCCGCAACATGGTCAAGCGGCTGCCCGCCGAGCCGCCCGCCCTGCCCGCCTCGGTCACCGGGCGCCCGATGACCGAGGCCGAGTACACCGTCTGGCACCACGACGAGCAGGAGAACTACGCCCGCAGCTGGATCGCCCGGGGCGTCCCGGCCGACCAGGCCCGCGCCAAGTCCGAGGCCGACCACCGCGACCAGCTGCCCCACGGCCTGGCGACGCCCGGCGTCCACCTGGAGGTGCTGGTCAGCGGCGACGCCGTGGTCGGACACGTCTGGGTCGCCCGCAAGGAGCTGGAGACGGGGCCCGCCGCGTACGTCTACGACGTGGCGGTCGCCGAGGAGCACCGGGGCCGGGGCCACGGCCGGGCCCTGATGCTGCTGGCCGAGCGGGCGGCGCTGGCCGACGGCATGTCCACGCTGGCCCTGCACGTCTTCACCGACAACACCCCGGCCGTGCGGCTGTACGAGTCGCTGGGGTACGAGCCGACGGAGTACAACCGGGCCAAGGCTCTCCTCTAG